GAGGAGCACTTGGAGGATCTAGTCATTATTAAGGAGGGGGATGTTGAGAGAGTTGTTGAGGGAGGGACAGAGCCAATAACAGGCAAGAGCAACGATGAAGACTCCAGTGTGGAAGAGGATGCCACTGCCAGACATGGACAGATTGGAAAAGCCAACACTGAAAGTGGAGATGGAGACAAAAGAAAAAAGGATAACCAAATAAATCAAGAAAAAggagagactgggacagaggagggggttgagctCATTAAAGGGATGGATGAATTGGTAATGGATAGACAGAAAATAGATTGCAAGAAAGAGGGGATGGTGATGGTGGATATAacagaaaaatacaaaacagcagAACAAGATTTGGAGACGGACAAACCATCACAAGGATTACAAGTTGGCACAAATATACATCTTCCCTTTGACCAGTTGCCCAAAGATACGCTGAGCCCAGAGCATGcccaaaaacaggtttataacaTTTgctttcacaaaaaaatacagcaatTTCCCTTGTGCCCACAATTACAATAATTCCGTTAGTGACCGAATACCAGTCTAAACATTTTGATGTAGCATTAGTTTTTGATGTAGAAGGGTTTTCTTTCACATATATAAAAAGAACAAACAACATCCCAGTGGTGGAAGAATGAGGGGTTCATTTTGTGGTTACAGAATTTGTAGGTGTGGAAATGCCAGCGTGTTTGAAATGAGTAGTGATACCACCCATTTTGAAATCCTTGATAATAGCTACTCTTTCTGCCACCTGCCACCTGTCTTTCTCAGGCTCAACGGTTAACCCCTTACTTCCCAGACGCTCTGTATGACCTGGTTTTTACTCTGCAAGAAGGAAGACGACTCAATGACCAGCGGTGCTCGttcagagggaggagaaggtgccATTCTGAACCCAACACCTACAGTCCAGCCCACAGAGCCCACAGAGGTGATAGAATGTGAAAACAACTCCCTGTaatgataactaactaactgactgtggTAAACATAACAGCTGTTGCAATTAGCTTCCCTTGTTTCCCCATAAACACGCTGACTCATGAAGGGGAAAAGCTGTAAATAACTGTACGGTACCAACATCCATTGAAGCACTTCTATCATATAACTGTGGCAGGGACAGATATTAGGATGTCTTCTGTACATTAGTGAAATATTGAAATAATATTGCTTGAATGATTAACTAGGACACCAAATGAACTAGGCCACTAAATGTAGCATGTCTCCACTCTCTTTTCTCCCCTTCCATTCCCAACAGTGCATTTCTCCTCAATGACCTCGCTGCAGAAAGATGAGTTCTTTGACTTGCTGGCTACTTCCCAAGGCCGTCGGCTTGACGACCAGCGGGCGGAACTACATGACACCCCACCCCCTAAGCCGAAAGCCAATAAGAAGAGGAGCAGCGTAAAAGATACAAAGCCCAAAAAGTCTGCTCCAATTGCAGTGCAGAACGAGGACTTGTACAATATGATTCTCATGTCGCAGGTAAGTAACTGGCCATCATGATAATTAAGAATGTGTTCTCAAATGACTTGTCTaattaaaaaaaggttaaataaaaaataataataactgtaATCACCCAAGCTGCCAGTAGTCAATTTGaacaaaatgttattttgttCTTGTCATAAGCAAAATATAATGTGGGCATCATGTCAtacagtacggagaaaaaaaatgtatgaaatgtatgcattcactactgtaagtcgctctggataagagcgtctgctaaatgactaaaatgtcaaatgtaaatgtaaatatggtgTTACGTTGAGATCATGTTACAGTGCTACATTGTCATTACAGAtgaaggatcttcatttgatcactctgttgttgctgagaattttcctgccccccagaaaatgcagatgagcttcgtgATTTTACATAAATGAACAAAAACCCGCACTAACAcacagttatattaacagtattgtccTTTTCATGTAGCTTAATTTTGGCCAGTTtatagcctaaccaccgatcatGCAACGTTATGGACTAAACATTCAAatgctgttgctgcaggattattttactgGTCAAATGAATATCCTACACCTGTGTGTCATGTGCTGTAACATGGGCATTAGGTATTATGTTGTATGGTGTAACAACTTATCATGTCATATGGTGTTACGTAGGTGTAATGTCTCGTCTCCGTACCTCAGGTCCAGTGTAAAATAGGCATCAAGCCAtgtggtgtttctgtctgtctctgtacttcaggcccagggtaggCTGGAGGAGCAGCGCAGTGCGGCCCCGGGCCCTATGGATGATGAAGACTTCTTTTCCTTACTGCTGAGTGTCCAGGGAGGACGCATGGAGGACCAGAGGACTGAGCTGCCTGGGATTCTGGGAACCTGAGAGATACACATGCTGGAGAGATGGGCTCAAATGGCTCAGAGCATGTGGTGTAGCCCTATAGTGCAATGGCTTTTGCTTCTTATTCACCTGGCTAGACCAGGCATGACCATTTTGTTCTGTTATGGTCTGAGCTGACAGTACCATCTGTATCGATGACTGCATCAGTAATTTAACAAAAAAATTGTATGTGAATAATAGAGGTGTCAATTCAGCTGCATAATGCTATAGAGACTAATTCGAATGTTTGTTGTCTGATATTAAGCTTACAGAGTGGGCAGATTTGTATGTTGACTGCACAATAATTTGGATGATATTCAAAATGCCCCTAAGCTTTGGGGTGCTTTAAATGTGTTTATCGCAATATGAGGGAATTCGTTTTGCCCAGCACAGCAGTGAATGAGTATGAATGAGAGTGTTTGTGTTTCCATGTTATATTTGAATACAGCTCCTCACGAGAATAAACTATGTGTTAAATGTTTGACTTGCATCAAGAGTGTTTCTAGTTGTTCCCCGAGAACGCTTACGATAAAGTCTTTGTCTACTGGACCACTCAATATTCATTATTAATTTATCAAACAAAAGACATCTGCCTTTACATTACACTATTGCAATGCACTAGTGCTGTTAACAGAAACTAACTTTTCTAGACAACTGGGCTGTTAGGCTAGCCTATATGTGCTGTGGATTAATTTTCCACAGGACAGTGGAAATGTATCAACTCCATCCCTAAACTGTTCAACCATTGTTGACAACAGCAAGGAAAACACACTTGTTCATTAAATATGTATCCAATAAGTATGTATCATACGTTTGCGGCTTGCTTTATGGTCATATATGCTCTTCCATTTAAATAAATAGATGGTCCCcaaccgaggtaaagacagtttcaagtTGGATATTCAACGGATATTCGCACTTTCAAACCTCAAtagctttcaaaccacttgagccacagacaccaaataagtgtcatgatgttggaaaaattgcgcaCAACATTGCACAAGTCTTATTTTCATGATTTGAGCGTTAATTCgctttccaaagctaataaacatgtggaaatgtgagcagcattttgtTTTCCTAGTTGAAATAGTTAGGGAGCGTGAACAAAGTACAAACTATTTTTacattcaaatttcaatagctcattggtcatgtgacctactgacttcaaacaaggttcagaatgtccactgagtgggactacacattgcacaccctttagtttgtccattttcatctcacatggttTTACATTAATTTTTCTAAATGTAAAATTTCAATAGTTCCTTGGTcgtgtgacctactgacttcaaacatagcgactcctgtggcgggcagggcgcagtgcacgctgacacggtcgccaggtgtatggtgtttcctccgacacattggtgcggctggcttccgggttggatgggcattgtgtcaagaagcagtgcggcttggttgggttgtgttttggaggacgcatggctctcgaccttcgcctctc
The sequence above is drawn from the Salmo salar chromosome ssa05, Ssal_v3.1, whole genome shotgun sequence genome and encodes:
- the LOC106605277 gene encoding uncharacterized protein, yielding MDVVMEYPGVKVETAEEEHLEDLVIIKEGDVERVVEGGTEPITGKSNDEDSSVEEDATARHGQIGKANTESGDGDKRKKDNQINQEKGETGTEEGVELIKGMDELVMDRQKIDCKKEGMVMVDITEKYKTAEQDLETDKPSQGLQVGTNIHLPFDQLPKDTLSPEHAQKQAQRLTPYFPDALYDLVFTLQEGRRLNDQRCSFRGRRRCHSEPNTYSPAHRAHRVHFSSMTSLQKDEFFDLLATSQGRRLDDQRAELHDTPPPKPKANKKRSSVKDTKPKKSAPIAVQNEDLYNMILMSQAQGRLEEQRSAAPGPMDDEDFFSLLLSVQGGRMEDQRTELPGILGT